The following proteins are co-located in the Gemmatimonadales bacterium genome:
- the hypE gene encoding hydrogenase expression/formation protein HypE, with protein sequence MMRHPAAGAADVERHAQEPKGMRAEVDAREQRVLGRIEQARSRPAHFRDAQITMAHGAGGKATRTLIEGLLVPAFGSASLGELADAGTVRLEGLGLALTTDSFVVKPLRFPGGSIGELAVNGTVNDLAVAGARPVALTLALVLEEGLPAEALRAEVEAIGAAARTAGVEIVAGDTKVVERGHADGMYVCTTGLGVLDPRASLSPRALKPGDRIVVSGPIGAHGTAIMLARGEFELDAAIESDTCSLWPAMDALLAAAGPGLRCVRDATRGGVASALNELALASGVAMLVRERAVPVDPAVAGACEILGIDPMYVANEGRLVACVAPELADAAVAALCRVQGSERAAEIGEVRSEPPGMVLVETAFGGKRVMDLLVGDPLPRIC encoded by the coding sequence ATGATGCGGCATCCCGCCGCGGGTGCCGCCGACGTCGAGCGGCACGCGCAGGAGCCGAAGGGCATGCGCGCCGAGGTCGATGCGCGCGAGCAGCGGGTGCTGGGCCGCATCGAGCAGGCGCGCTCGCGGCCCGCGCACTTCCGCGATGCGCAGATCACGATGGCGCACGGCGCCGGCGGCAAGGCGACCCGCACGCTGATCGAAGGTTTGCTTGTGCCGGCGTTCGGCTCCGCTTCGCTCGGCGAGTTGGCCGATGCCGGTACGGTGCGGCTCGAGGGCCTGGGCTTGGCACTCACGACTGACAGCTTCGTGGTGAAGCCGCTCCGGTTTCCCGGCGGATCGATCGGCGAGCTCGCCGTGAACGGCACGGTGAACGACCTCGCCGTGGCTGGAGCCCGCCCGGTGGCGCTTACGCTCGCGCTGGTGCTCGAGGAGGGGCTTCCGGCCGAGGCGTTGCGGGCGGAAGTCGAGGCGATTGGGGCGGCGGCGCGGACAGCGGGCGTCGAAATCGTGGCCGGCGACACCAAGGTGGTGGAGCGGGGCCACGCGGATGGCATGTACGTCTGCACTACCGGGCTCGGCGTCCTTGATCCGCGCGCTTCGTTGTCGCCTCGCGCGCTCAAGCCCGGCGACCGGATCGTGGTGTCCGGCCCGATCGGCGCGCACGGCACGGCGATCATGCTGGCGCGCGGCGAGTTCGAGCTGGACGCGGCCATCGAGTCGGATACCTGCTCGCTCTGGCCAGCGATGGACGCACTGCTCGCGGCGGCGGGCCCGGGGCTCCGCTGCGTTCGCGATGCGACGCGCGGCGGCGTGGCGTCCGCGCTCAACGAGCTGGCCCTCGCATCCGGCGTCGCCATGCTCGTCCGCGAGCGCGCAGTGCCCGTGGACCCCGCCGTCGCGGGCGCGTGCGAGATCCTCGGCATCGATCCCATGTACGTGGCGAACGAGGGGCGACTCGTGGCGTGCGTTGCACCGGAGCTCGCGGACGCGGCGGTGGCCGCGCTCTGTCGGGTTCAAGGCTCGGAGCGCGCGGCGGAAATCGGAGAGGTCCGGTCCGAACCGCCGGGCATGGTGCTGGTCGAGACCGCATTTGGCGGCAAGCGCGTGATGGATCTCCTGGTCGGAGACCCGCTGCCACGGATCTGCTAG
- a CDS encoding diguanylate cyclase — protein MRTRPTILFFSPDGRPVPALVRQWAHAKAFPLLPFRRADEIESIVLRGHPCLLFVDADRSSAVGLGLVRRLKSDAFTAIVPVTVLAGEHHPEAVQAWFEAGADEVITGAFAQAEQRARMEAMLVRTQRDVSVHPSTRLPGTTEIEREIRRQLELHQQFAVCYADLDHFKEFNDRYSYYDGDRVIYLLSRILHDVVKGMLGPRGFVGHIGGDDFIFVIPACEIHGVCTEILSVFDALIPLQYNEQDRRAGYFFGKDRRGQLHRVPLMTLSIGIVTNVSRRFAHPAQVSELATEMKSYAKTLPGSVFVVDRRQGSDADTRAVPASRERGEESK, from the coding sequence GTGCGGACTCGCCCGACGATTCTCTTCTTCTCGCCGGACGGTCGCCCGGTGCCGGCCCTGGTACGCCAATGGGCCCACGCCAAGGCATTCCCCCTCTTGCCGTTCCGCCGGGCCGACGAGATCGAATCCATCGTCCTGCGGGGCCATCCGTGCCTGCTGTTCGTGGATGCGGACCGCTCGAGCGCGGTGGGTCTCGGGCTCGTCCGGCGCCTCAAGAGTGATGCGTTCACCGCAATCGTCCCGGTCACCGTGCTGGCAGGCGAGCACCACCCGGAGGCCGTCCAGGCCTGGTTCGAGGCGGGGGCGGACGAGGTCATTACCGGCGCCTTTGCACAGGCGGAGCAGCGGGCTCGCATGGAGGCCATGCTGGTCCGCACGCAGCGGGATGTGTCGGTGCACCCCTCGACCCGGCTCCCCGGCACCACGGAGATCGAGCGGGAGATCCGGCGCCAGTTGGAGCTGCACCAGCAGTTCGCCGTGTGCTACGCGGACCTCGACCACTTCAAGGAGTTCAACGATCGCTACAGCTACTACGACGGCGATCGGGTGATTTATCTGCTCTCGCGGATTCTGCACGACGTCGTGAAGGGCATGTTGGGGCCGCGCGGGTTCGTGGGGCATATCGGCGGCGACGATTTCATCTTCGTCATCCCGGCGTGCGAGATCCACGGCGTCTGCACCGAGATCCTGAGCGTGTTCGACGCTCTGATTCCGCTGCAGTACAACGAGCAGGACCGGCGCGCAGGGTACTTCTTCGGCAAGGACCGCCGGGGCCAACTTCACCGGGTGCCGCTCATGACGCTCTCGATCGGCATCGTCACGAACGTGAGCCGGCGGTTCGCGCATCCGGCGCAGGTGAGCGAGCTGGCCACGGAAATGAAGAGCTACGCCAAGACGCTGCCTGGCTCGGTGTTCGTCGTCGATCGCCGTCAGGGATCCGATGCCGACACTCGGGCCGTCCCGGCATCACGCGAACGGGGCGAGGAATCCAAATGA
- the hypF gene encoding carbamoyltransferase HypF, with amino-acid sequence MSRAPAMRPRGGAVDPTRRPGRRRVRARVEGVVQGVGFRPHVYRLAVTLGLGGHVRNDVRGVVVEVEGDAGAVERFLDRLVAEAPPLASIERVLRDDIAPAGERSFSILESAAAGEPSALVSPDTATCAACLGELFDPGDRRYRYPFINCTDCGPRFTIVRGVPYDRPLTTMAGFTMCAWCRAEYDDPGARRFHAQPNACAACGPSVRLVDALGHPASRNAPNGDDAIATAARALAGGAIIAVKGLGGYHLACRADHESAVARLRSRKHREDRPFALMVPDVGSARALADLAPEDEALLTGPARPIVLCRRLAAGQDRRVGAVAPSVAPGSRDLGLMLPYTPLHHLLVADAGVPLVMTSGNVSDEPIAYRDDDALARLGTIADLFLTHDRPIQTRTDDSVIRTVAVGASVRPLVVRRSRGHVPASLALPDEAPPLLACGAELKSTFCVGKGRRAWVSHHIGDLKNYETLAAFREGVAQFERLFAARPEVVAHDLHPDYLSTAYALERQSVRHVAVQHHHAHLAACLAEHGMRGPAISAIFDGAGYGPDGTVWGGELLFGDLTGFERCGHLWPVRLPGGDRAAREPWRMACAWLAEAEGGAPALPCALQDRVEPRRWRAVTQMALGGLAAPLTTSAGRLFDAIAAIAGVRAEVTYEGQAAIELEALADPIEESGYTVPLVEAAANATLQLDVREAVLAAARDAAALVPSPVISARFHNGLAEATSAALSYMARARGCDVVVLSGGVFQNRLLLERTAAPLSAAGFTVLVPERLPPNDGGIAYGQAAVAAALHAAATGASR; translated from the coding sequence ATGAGCCGCGCGCCGGCGATGCGGCCGCGCGGAGGCGCCGTCGATCCGACCCGGCGACCGGGCCGGCGCCGGGTGCGGGCCCGGGTCGAAGGCGTGGTGCAAGGCGTTGGCTTTCGCCCGCACGTCTACCGTCTGGCCGTGACGCTGGGCCTCGGCGGTCACGTCCGGAACGACGTGCGCGGCGTGGTGGTGGAAGTCGAAGGCGACGCGGGTGCGGTCGAACGCTTCCTCGATCGTCTGGTTGCGGAGGCGCCGCCGCTCGCGTCGATCGAGCGGGTGCTGCGCGACGACATCGCGCCGGCCGGCGAGCGCAGTTTCTCGATTCTGGAGAGCGCCGCGGCGGGCGAACCGTCGGCGCTCGTCTCGCCCGACACGGCGACCTGCGCGGCCTGCCTCGGGGAGTTGTTCGACCCGGGGGACCGCCGCTATCGCTATCCGTTCATCAACTGCACCGACTGCGGGCCCCGGTTCACCATCGTGCGCGGCGTGCCGTATGACCGGCCGCTTACGACGATGGCGGGGTTTACGATGTGCGCCTGGTGCCGGGCGGAGTACGACGATCCGGGCGCCCGCCGCTTCCATGCCCAGCCCAATGCGTGCGCGGCATGCGGCCCGAGCGTGCGGCTGGTCGATGCGCTCGGGCATCCTGCATCGCGGAATGCGCCCAATGGCGATGACGCGATCGCCACCGCGGCACGTGCGCTCGCCGGCGGCGCGATCATCGCAGTGAAGGGGCTCGGCGGTTACCACCTGGCCTGCCGCGCGGACCACGAGAGCGCGGTGGCACGACTCCGTTCGCGAAAACATCGCGAGGACCGCCCGTTCGCGCTCATGGTGCCCGACGTGGGCAGCGCGCGCGCGCTGGCAGACCTGGCGCCCGAAGACGAAGCGCTGCTCACCGGGCCCGCGCGGCCGATCGTGCTCTGCCGGAGGCTCGCCGCGGGCCAGGACCGCAGGGTGGGGGCGGTCGCGCCCTCGGTGGCGCCGGGTTCGCGCGACCTGGGCCTGATGCTTCCCTATACGCCGCTCCACCACTTGCTCGTGGCGGATGCCGGCGTGCCGCTCGTGATGACGAGCGGAAATGTCTCCGACGAGCCGATCGCCTATCGCGACGACGACGCGCTTGCGCGGCTCGGAACCATCGCCGATCTCTTTCTCACGCATGACCGCCCGATCCAGACCCGGACCGACGACTCGGTGATCCGGACGGTCGCCGTCGGCGCCAGCGTTCGGCCGCTCGTCGTGCGGCGGTCACGCGGCCACGTGCCGGCGAGCCTCGCACTTCCGGACGAGGCGCCGCCGCTCCTGGCGTGCGGCGCGGAGCTCAAGAGCACGTTCTGCGTCGGCAAGGGGCGTCGCGCGTGGGTAAGCCATCACATCGGAGATCTCAAGAACTACGAGACCCTCGCGGCCTTTCGTGAGGGCGTAGCGCAATTCGAGCGGCTCTTCGCGGCGCGGCCCGAAGTCGTCGCGCACGACCTTCATCCCGACTATCTCTCCACGGCCTACGCGCTCGAGCGCCAGAGTGTCCGCCACGTCGCCGTGCAGCACCACCACGCCCACCTGGCTGCGTGCCTCGCCGAGCACGGTATGCGCGGCCCCGCGATCAGCGCCATCTTTGATGGCGCGGGTTACGGACCCGATGGGACGGTGTGGGGCGGCGAGTTGCTCTTCGGCGATCTCACCGGCTTCGAGCGGTGTGGCCACCTCTGGCCGGTGCGGCTCCCGGGCGGCGACCGCGCGGCGCGAGAGCCGTGGCGGATGGCGTGCGCGTGGCTCGCGGAGGCGGAAGGCGGCGCGCCCGCGCTTCCCTGCGCGCTGCAGGATCGAGTCGAGCCACGCCGCTGGCGCGCGGTCACGCAAATGGCGCTCGGCGGGCTGGCCGCTCCGCTCACGACGAGCGCGGGGCGCCTGTTCGACGCCATCGCTGCAATCGCCGGCGTGCGGGCGGAGGTCACCTACGAAGGCCAGGCGGCCATCGAGCTGGAAGCGCTCGCCGACCCAATCGAAGAGAGCGGGTACACCGTACCCTTGGTCGAAGCGGCGGCCAATGCCACGCTCCAGCTCGACGTCCGCGAGGCGGTGCTCGCGGCCGCGCGCGACGCCGCGGCGCTCGTTCCGTCGCCGGTGATCTCGGCGCGATTCCACAACGGCCTCGCCGAGGCGACCTCCGCGGCCCTCTCGTACATGGCACGCGCGCGCGGCTGCGACGTCGTGGTCCTCTCGGGCGGCGTATTCCAGAACCGCCTGCTTCTCGAGCGCACCGCGGCGCCGCTCAGCGCGGCGGGGTTCACAGTTCTCGTGCCGGAGCGCCTGCCGCCGAACGACGGCGGCATTGCATACGGTCAGGCGGCGGTGGCGGCGGCGCTGCACGCGGCAGCAACCGGCGCGAGCCGCTGA
- the hypC gene encoding HypC/HybG/HupF family hydrogenase formation chaperone, with protein sequence MCLAIPGQIVAVVDEERRLARVNVAGVQRNVNVGLLDADGIGVGPGDWVLIHVGFALSKVDEAEALATLRLLERMGGEYELELSELRASAIE encoded by the coding sequence ATGTGCCTGGCCATTCCTGGGCAGATTGTCGCAGTGGTCGACGAGGAGCGGCGGCTCGCCCGCGTGAACGTCGCAGGCGTGCAGCGCAACGTAAACGTCGGACTGCTGGATGCCGATGGGATCGGCGTTGGCCCCGGCGATTGGGTCCTGATCCACGTCGGCTTCGCCCTCTCCAAGGTGGACGAAGCGGAAGCCCTCGCCACCCTCCGCCTGCTGGAACGCATGGGCGGTGAGTATGAACTTGAGCTGAGCGAGCTCAGAGCGAGCGCGATCGAGTGA
- the era gene encoding GTPase Era has translation MTRSGVIALAGAPNTGKSSLLNALVGQHLAIVSPKAQATRLPVMGLVTEDDTQYVFHDLPGLLDPSYLMQARMRALAVDALDGADVILHLHPAPAAPAPPLAEVTRLERPPAAPVLLVYTMGDLVSGGRRAELESGGASVVAAIEGQGIASLLARIRPLLPERPFAHDRDDVGVQPLRFFVVEYLREAAFELLQDELPYAFTAEVDEFREDERPVYIRATLYVERESQKGMVVGEGGRTIKAIGTHARARLEELLGAPVYLDTWVKVLPKWRRSAAALTRFGFPVSREESA, from the coding sequence ATGACCCGCTCAGGCGTGATCGCCCTCGCCGGCGCGCCCAACACCGGCAAGTCGTCGCTCCTCAACGCCCTCGTGGGCCAGCACCTCGCCATCGTGTCGCCCAAGGCGCAGGCGACGCGGCTGCCGGTGATGGGGCTCGTGACCGAGGACGACACACAGTACGTCTTCCACGATCTGCCCGGACTGCTCGATCCCTCCTACCTCATGCAGGCCCGGATGCGCGCGCTCGCCGTGGATGCGCTCGACGGCGCCGACGTGATCCTCCACCTGCACCCTGCACCCGCCGCGCCCGCACCGCCGCTCGCCGAGGTGACGCGGCTCGAGCGGCCGCCGGCAGCTCCCGTGCTGCTGGTCTACACCATGGGCGACCTCGTAAGCGGCGGGCGTCGTGCTGAACTCGAGAGCGGCGGGGCCTCGGTCGTGGCGGCCATCGAGGGTCAGGGCATCGCGTCGCTCCTCGCGCGTATTCGGCCGCTGCTGCCCGAGCGGCCGTTCGCCCACGACCGTGACGACGTCGGTGTGCAGCCCCTTCGCTTCTTCGTCGTGGAGTATCTCCGCGAAGCCGCGTTCGAGCTGTTGCAGGACGAGCTGCCCTACGCGTTCACCGCCGAGGTGGACGAGTTCCGCGAGGACGAGCGACCGGTGTACATTCGGGCGACGCTGTACGTCGAGCGGGAGTCGCAGAAGGGGATGGTAGTCGGCGAAGGAGGCCGGACCATCAAGGCGATCGGAACGCATGCACGCGCGCGGCTGGAGGAACTGCTCGGCGCGCCGGTCTATCTCGACACCTGGGTGAAGGTGCTCCCGAAATGGCGCCGCAGCGCCGCGGCGCTCACCCGATTCGGCTTTCCCGTTTCCCGGGAGGAATCCGCATGA
- the hypD gene encoding hydrogenase formation protein HypD — MKFVDEFRNPELGRALSAQIAAEVEPRRHYKVMEVCGGHTHTIYKYGVDDLLPANVELVHGPGFPVCVIPMGRVDDAISIARGPGVIFTCFGDMLRVPGSSGTLLDAKAAGADVRMVYSPLDALRIARDNPDRDVVFLAIGFETTAPSTALTLMRARAERIPNFFCLCNHVTIVPPLRALLESPDLRLDGFIGPGHVSTVVGGRPFEFIPTDYGKPVVISGFEPLDVLQSVHMVLRQLAEGRCEVENQYTRVVPYAGNPRALEVLAAVFELRPHFEWRGLGFISQSGLKLSAAYADFDAERRYPVPGIRVADPKACQCGEVLKGVIKPWECKVFGTACTPERPIGTCMVSSEGACAAYYNYGRFARERQVV, encoded by the coding sequence ATGAAGTTCGTCGACGAATTCCGGAATCCCGAGCTCGGCCGGGCCCTGTCGGCCCAAATCGCGGCGGAGGTCGAACCGCGGCGCCATTACAAGGTCATGGAGGTCTGCGGCGGCCACACCCACACCATCTACAAGTACGGTGTGGATGACCTGCTGCCCGCCAACGTCGAGTTGGTGCACGGGCCCGGCTTCCCGGTCTGCGTGATTCCGATGGGGCGGGTGGACGACGCGATCTCCATCGCGCGCGGGCCCGGCGTGATCTTCACCTGCTTCGGCGACATGCTGCGGGTGCCGGGTTCCAGCGGCACCCTGCTCGACGCCAAGGCCGCCGGGGCCGATGTGCGCATGGTCTACTCGCCGCTCGATGCGCTCCGGATCGCGCGGGACAATCCCGATCGGGACGTGGTCTTCCTCGCCATCGGCTTCGAGACCACGGCGCCTTCCACGGCACTCACGCTGATGCGCGCCCGCGCCGAGCGGATCCCCAACTTTTTCTGTCTGTGCAATCACGTCACCATCGTACCGCCGCTCAGGGCGCTGCTCGAGTCGCCCGATCTCCGGCTCGACGGATTCATCGGGCCCGGGCACGTCTCGACGGTAGTGGGCGGCCGGCCGTTCGAGTTCATCCCGACTGATTATGGGAAGCCGGTGGTGATCTCGGGATTCGAGCCGCTCGATGTGCTCCAGTCGGTCCACATGGTGCTCCGGCAGCTCGCCGAGGGGCGCTGTGAGGTCGAGAACCAGTACACCCGGGTCGTGCCCTACGCCGGTAACCCCCGCGCTCTGGAGGTGCTGGCCGCGGTCTTCGAGCTCCGCCCTCATTTCGAGTGGCGCGGGCTCGGCTTCATCTCGCAGAGCGGGCTCAAGCTCTCCGCGGCATACGCGGACTTCGACGCCGAGCGGCGCTATCCGGTGCCCGGCATCAGGGTGGCGGATCCCAAGGCCTGCCAATGCGGCGAGGTGCTGAAGGGCGTCATCAAGCCGTGGGAGTGCAAAGTGTTCGGCACGGCCTGCACGCCCGAGCGGCCCATCGGCACCTGTATGGTATCGAGCGAGGGGGCCTGCGCCGCCTATTACAACTACGGGCGGTTCGCCCGGGAGCGGCAGGTCGTGTAA
- the cax gene encoding calcium/proton exchanger encodes MIRRLLLVALPASLVFGWLHFPPSVVFIVACLGVLPLAGYMGEATEHLAHRTGPTIGGLLNATFGNAAELIIAIVALRAGLVSLVKASITGSILGNLLLILGISLIAAGTDRQEIRFNRTSAGSSAAMLALAVVGLVFPALFHAAHPEARARAAELHMSEWVAAILIATYGFSLLFSLKTHRRLFGGEPHAMDGPTWGVRKAVVVLALATVGVAIESELLVHATEAVTASLGLSELFLGLIVIPLIGNAAEHATAVVVARKGQVDLALQIALGSSTQIALLVGPLLVFIGLVLGQEMDLVFQPFEVIGLAAATGVAAILMLDGESHWFEGVQLLAVYAILAVAAFFI; translated from the coding sequence ATGATCCGACGCCTCCTGCTCGTGGCGCTGCCCGCGAGCCTCGTGTTCGGGTGGTTGCACTTCCCTCCGAGTGTCGTATTCATCGTGGCGTGTCTCGGTGTGCTGCCGCTCGCCGGCTACATGGGCGAGGCGACGGAACACCTCGCCCATCGCACCGGCCCCACCATCGGCGGGTTGCTCAACGCGACGTTCGGCAACGCGGCGGAGCTCATCATCGCCATCGTGGCGCTCCGGGCCGGCCTGGTGTCGCTGGTCAAGGCCTCGATCACCGGCAGCATCCTCGGCAATCTGCTCCTCATCCTCGGCATCTCGCTCATCGCTGCAGGCACCGACCGGCAGGAGATCCGCTTCAACCGCACCTCCGCCGGCTCGAGTGCCGCGATGCTCGCGCTCGCGGTTGTCGGCCTTGTCTTTCCGGCGCTCTTCCACGCGGCGCATCCCGAAGCGCGGGCGCGCGCGGCCGAGCTGCACATGTCGGAGTGGGTGGCCGCGATCCTGATTGCGACCTATGGCTTCTCACTGCTCTTCAGCCTCAAGACCCACCGGCGGCTCTTCGGCGGCGAACCGCACGCCATGGACGGACCCACGTGGGGCGTGCGGAAGGCGGTCGTGGTGCTGGCGCTCGCGACCGTCGGTGTCGCGATCGAGTCGGAGCTGCTGGTACATGCCACCGAGGCCGTCACGGCGAGCCTGGGCCTGAGCGAGCTGTTCCTGGGCCTCATCGTAATCCCCCTCATCGGAAACGCGGCGGAGCATGCCACAGCCGTCGTGGTGGCCCGGAAGGGGCAGGTGGACCTCGCGCTACAGATCGCCCTTGGGTCGAGCACGCAGATTGCACTACTCGTGGGGCCGCTGCTGGTTTTCATCGGGCTCGTGCTCGGCCAAGAGATGGATCTGGTGTTCCAGCCATTCGAGGTGATTGGCCTGGCGGCGGCCACGGGCGTGGCCGCCATACTCATGCTGGACGGGGAATCACACTGGTTCGAGGGGGTCCAACTCCTGGCGGTATATGCCATCCTGGCGGTCGCGGCGTTTTTCATTTGA
- a CDS encoding Trm112 family protein: MSLAPELLEILVCPKCKGELEYRTEPECLVCQACRLVYAVEDGIPIMLIDEATPL; the protein is encoded by the coding sequence ATGAGCCTCGCGCCCGAATTGCTCGAGATCCTGGTGTGCCCCAAGTGCAAGGGCGAGCTGGAGTACCGGACCGAGCCGGAATGCCTCGTGTGCCAAGCCTGCCGGCTGGTGTACGCGGTGGAAGACGGCATTCCCATCATGCTGATCGACGAGGCCACGCCGCTGTAG
- a CDS encoding SIS domain-containing protein: MPPVQGKSGTTTTPAATLGAAAWIDHLLQRRTDANHRFFAAHADRIARLCHRMAERFARGGRLVAFGHAAAPRSDVRHVAVEFVHPVIVGKRALPALGLASEGGPLAAQVELLAEPEDIAIAFGTDERGGDSDTAAALDAAHRRGCLTIAFSPAGAAWEFVPPSDDPFVRQELVETLYHVLWELVHVFFEHRGLLHGREARTVHDIGAPGFLYPFLAERENDLESVVGDVRASVLLKADEVAALRARTLSEGRDALAAAATALRAAFDGGGRLFALGNGGSATDAMDVVADFREPPRGWPARPAVDLTEDAAILTAIMNDVGPELIFSRQIIAHGRAGDAVLALSTSGGSRNVIEALAEARRRAMVTVALVGYGGGRIAAEGLADHVIVTPSEHIPRIQEAQASAYHVLRELVELAGADAPS; encoded by the coding sequence ATGCCGCCAGTCCAGGGTAAGAGCGGTACGACCACGACGCCCGCCGCGACACTCGGGGCCGCCGCGTGGATCGACCACCTCCTGCAACGCCGCACCGACGCCAACCATCGCTTCTTTGCCGCACACGCCGATCGGATCGCGCGGCTCTGCCACCGCATGGCCGAGCGATTTGCGCGGGGCGGGCGGCTGGTGGCGTTTGGGCACGCCGCGGCGCCGCGGTCCGACGTGCGCCATGTGGCGGTGGAGTTCGTGCACCCGGTGATCGTCGGGAAACGCGCGTTGCCGGCGTTGGGGCTCGCGAGCGAAGGTGGGCCGCTCGCCGCCCAAGTCGAGCTTCTGGCCGAGCCCGAGGACATCGCGATCGCGTTCGGGACGGACGAGCGCGGAGGCGATAGCGATACGGCCGCAGCGCTCGACGCGGCGCACCGTCGCGGCTGCCTCACGATTGCGTTTTCGCCAGCGGGCGCCGCGTGGGAATTCGTGCCGCCGAGCGACGACCCGTTCGTGCGCCAGGAGCTGGTCGAGACCCTCTATCACGTGCTCTGGGAGCTGGTGCACGTGTTCTTCGAGCATCGCGGGCTGCTGCATGGGCGGGAGGCGCGCACCGTTCACGACATTGGCGCGCCGGGATTTCTCTATCCCTTTCTGGCGGAGCGGGAGAACGACCTCGAGTCGGTCGTGGGCGACGTGCGTGCGTCGGTGCTGCTCAAGGCCGACGAGGTGGCCGCGCTCAGGGCGCGCACGCTGTCCGAAGGGCGCGATGCGCTCGCCGCCGCCGCGACCGCGCTGCGTGCGGCGTTCGACGGTGGTGGGCGCCTCTTCGCGCTCGGCAACGGCGGGTCCGCCACCGATGCGATGGACGTCGTGGCCGACTTCCGCGAGCCGCCGCGCGGATGGCCCGCACGCCCGGCGGTGGATCTCACCGAGGACGCGGCCATCCTGACCGCGATCATGAACGATGTGGGGCCCGAGCTCATCTTTTCCCGCCAGATCATCGCGCACGGGCGCGCGGGCGACGCAGTCCTGGCGCTCTCGACGAGCGGCGGATCGCGCAACGTGATCGAGGCCCTGGCCGAAGCGCGCCGGCGGGCCATGGTCACGGTCGCGCTCGTGGGATATGGCGGCGGCCGCATCGCCGCGGAAGGATTGGCCGACCACGTGATCGTGACGCCCTCCGAGCACATTCCGCGCATCCAGGAGGCGCAGGCGAGCGCGTACCACGTGCTGCGCGAGTTGGTGGAGCTGGCGGGCGCGGACGCGCCCTCATGA
- a CDS encoding HypC/HybG/HupF family hydrogenase formation chaperone translates to MSTRLPPTPQACDPGSHCTTCADEGTPMRVVRMDADNALAVGVDSEGREAEIQLNLVGAAAPGQLLLVHAGVALLRLDGGAGAGGGEERPR, encoded by the coding sequence GTGAGCACTCGCCTCCCGCCCACGCCTCAGGCCTGCGACCCCGGCTCCCACTGCACCACCTGCGCCGACGAAGGCACGCCGATGCGCGTCGTCCGGATGGACGCGGACAACGCGCTCGCCGTGGGCGTTGATTCGGAAGGGCGCGAGGCCGAGATCCAACTCAATCTCGTAGGTGCGGCCGCGCCCGGCCAGCTGCTGCTGGTGCACGCGGGCGTGGCGCTGCTCCGGCTCGACGGTGGTGCCGGAGCCGGCGGCGGCGAGGAGCGGCCCAGATGA
- a CDS encoding zinc-ribbon domain-containing protein — protein sequence MNVTCPNCSTLYRVDPAKVPEQGVRARCAICSAVFAVRRESDAAPARAEQQADAPSAAHAPAPVPPPAAPAPQAANPAAAEPTVAAQVERPAEPAIEARREPEPAPAPRVETHAPERPGAPAPAAPEPPAPLSPAPSASPQPAAPVRGIVFPPPAVPRAAPRPAIPAVAAAAPSIGTHVITPPRPVPSAPQASAALATAMPAAAPAAPASPATATAPPSPRPINPFLSQDPSSKARRLARALISDMVVYHPGKRQQGLRDGNLRELFNDEIRKSWDEYTEQVGQEIAETTVFFREALNDILADGRQLF from the coding sequence ATGAACGTCACGTGTCCGAACTGCAGCACGCTGTACCGGGTCGATCCGGCCAAGGTGCCCGAGCAGGGAGTGCGGGCGCGCTGCGCAATCTGCAGCGCCGTCTTTGCGGTGCGGCGGGAGAGCGACGCGGCGCCGGCGCGGGCCGAGCAGCAAGCCGACGCTCCTTCGGCCGCACACGCTCCGGCGCCGGTGCCCCCGCCGGCCGCGCCGGCGCCGCAGGCTGCCAACCCCGCTGCGGCCGAGCCGACGGTCGCCGCGCAGGTCGAGAGACCCGCGGAGCCGGCGATCGAGGCGCGGAGGGAGCCGGAACCGGCACCCGCCCCCCGCGTCGAGACACATGCGCCTGAACGGCCGGGGGCGCCAGCGCCAGCGGCGCCAGAGCCACCCGCGCCACTGTCGCCGGCGCCCAGCGCATCGCCCCAGCCGGCCGCCCCGGTCCGCGGCATCGTCTTTCCGCCGCCGGCGGTGCCGCGGGCCGCACCCAGGCCCGCCATCCCCGCGGTGGCCGCGGCGGCGCCGAGCATCGGCACGCACGTGATCACGCCACCGCGGCCCGTGCCGTCAGCGCCCCAGGCGTCCGCCGCGCTCGCCACGGCCATGCCGGCCGCCGCGCCTGCAGCGCCAGCCTCACCCGCGACCGCAACGGCCCCGCCGTCGCCCCGGCCCATCAACCCGTTCCTTTCCCAAGACCCGTCGTCCAAGGCACGGCGCCTCGCACGCGCGCTCATCTCCGACATGGTGGTCTACCATCCGGGCAAGCGGCAGCAGGGCCTCCGCGACGGCAACCTTCGCGAATTGTTCAACGACGAAATCCGCAAGAGCTGGGACGAATACACCGAACAGGTGGGGCAGGAGATCGCGGAGACGACGGTCTTCTTCCGGGAGGCGCTGAACGACATCCTGGCGGACGGGCGGCAACTCTTCTAG